In Penaeus monodon isolate SGIC_2016 chromosome 8, NSTDA_Pmon_1, whole genome shotgun sequence, one DNA window encodes the following:
- the LOC119576354 gene encoding hemocyanin C chain-like has protein sequence MKVLIVLALVATAAAWPNLGFQADAAGVSDAQKQHDINFLLHKIYGEIRDPNLKEKADSFDPEADLSHYSDDGEAVHRIMRDLKDHRLLEQKHWFSLFNPRQRHEALMLFDVLIRCNDWDTFVSNAAYFRQRLNEGEFVYALYVAVIHSPLAEHIVLPPLYEVTPHLFTNSEVIEAAYRAKQTQTPGKFQSSFTGTKKNPEQRVAYFGEDIGMNTHHVTWHMEFPFWWQDEYSHHLDRKGENFFWVHHQLTVRFDAERLSNYLDPVGELHWGKPIVQGFAPHTTYKYGGQFPSRPDNVDFEDVDGVARIRDLLIVESRIRDAIAHGYIVDKQGNRIDIMNERGIDVLGDIIESSMYSPNVQYYGALHNTAHIVLGRQADPHGKYALPPGVLEHFETATRDPSFFRLHKYMDNIFKEHKDSLPPYSKEELTFTGVSIEKLSVDGELETFFEDFEYSLINAVDDTKEVADVDISTYVPRLNHKDFAYNIEITNNNDKEVLTTVRIFAWPHRDNNGIEYTFDEGRWNAIELDKFWVKLTPGSNHIVRKSSESAVTVPDVPSFDTLFKKTEAALGGADSGLAEFESATGIPNRFLLPKGNEQGLEFDLVVAVTDGEADAAVEGLHDNTVFNHYGAHGKYPDNRPHGYPLDRTVPDDRVFEDLPNFKHIQVKVFNYGEHIHHH, from the exons ATGAAGGTCCTCATTGTGCTTGCTCTCGTCGCGACTGCGGCTGCCTGGCCGAACCTCGGCTTCCAGGCGGACGCTGCAG GTGTGTCAGATGCCCAGAAGCAGCATGATATCAACTTCCTGCTGCACAAGATCTACGGGGAAATCCGTGATCCCAACTTAAAAGAAAAAGCGGATTCCTTTGACCCGGAGGCTGATCTGTCCCATTACAGTGACGATGGTGAGGCGGTACATAGAATTATGAGAGATCTCAAGGATCACAGACTTCTCGAACAGAAGCACTGGTTCTCTCTCTTCAACCCAAGACAGCGCCATGAAGCACTTATGCTCTTCGATGTTCTCATTCGCTGCAACGACTGGGATACATTTGTCAGCAATGCCGCCTACTTCCGTCAGCGTTTGAACGAGGGAGAGTTTGTCTACGCCTTGTATGTTGCAGTCATCCACTCACCTCTGGCTGAACACATTGTACTTCCTCCACTCTATGAGGTAACTCCTCATCTCTTCACTAACAGTGAAGTCATTGAAGCAGCTTACCGtgccaaacagacacagacacctgGTAAATTCCAGTCTTCCTTTACGGGAACAAAGAAAAATCCTGAACAAAGAGTAGCCTATTTCGGAGAGGACATTGGAATGAACACTCACCACGTTACATGGCATATGGAATTCCCATTCTGGTGGCAGGATGAATATAGTCATCATCTGGATCGCAAAGGAGAGAACTTCTTCTGGGTGCATCATCAACTAACCGTTCGCTTTGATGCTGAACGTCTATCCAATTACTTGGATCCCGTCGGTGAACTTCACTGGGGTAAGCCCATCGTACAAGGTTTTGCTCCTCACACCACTTACAAGTATGGAGGTCAGTTCCCCTCTCGTCCAGATAATGTAGACTTCGAGGATGTGGACGGTGTTGCCCGAATCAGAGACTTGCTCATTGTTGAGAGCCGAATTCGTGATGCTATTGCCCatggttatattgttgacaaGCAAGGCAATCGCATTGACATCATGAATGAGCGTGGCATTGACGTTCTTGGAGATATCATTGAATCCTCAATGTATAGTCCTAATGTCCAGTACTATGGGGCTTTGCATAATACTGCCCATATTGTACTCGGTCGACAGGCCGATCCACATGGAAAATACGCTCTACCACCTGGTGTTCTAGAACATTTCGAAACTGCCACACGTGACCCCAGTTTCTTCAGGCTACacaaatatatggataatatcttCAAAGAACATAAGGATTCTCTTCCCCCATACTCAAAGGAAGAATTAACTTTCACAGGTGTTAGTATTGAAAAGCTATCCGTTGATGGTGAATTAGAGACTTTCTTTGAGGACTTTGAGTACAGTCTTATTAATGCCGTTGATGACACTAAAGAAGTTGCGGATGTAGACATTTCTACATACGTTCCTCGTCTCAACCACAAAGATTTCGCATACAACATTGAAATTACAAACAATAACGATAAGGAAGTTCTCACAACAGTCCGCATTTTCGCTTGGCCTCACCGTGACAACAATGGCATTGAATACACTTTCGACGAGGGACGTTGGAATGCTATTGAACTAGACAAGTTTTGGGTTAAGT tgactCCCGGATCAAACCACATTGTCCGTAAGTCATCAGAATCAGCAGTAACTGTTCCTGATGTACCAAGTTTCGACACTCTCTTCAAGAAGACCGAAGCTGCCTTGGGTGGCGCAGATTCCGGACTTGCAGAGTTCGAGAGTGCGACTGGCATTCCTAACCGTTTCCTCCTCCCCAAGGGTAACGAACAGGGTCTGGAGTTCGACCTTGTCGTAGCTGTGACGGATGGTGAAGCTGACGCAGCTGTAGAGGGACTACACGACAATACTGTATTCAACCACTATGGTGCTCATGGAAAATATCCTGATAATCGCCCACATGGCTACCCTCTGGATCGTACAGTTCCTGATGACCGCGTGTTTGAGGACCTTCCCAACTTCAAGCACATTCAAGTAAAGGTCTTCAATTATGGTGAACACATCCATCACCATTAG